Below is a window of Desulfuromonas sp. DNA.
CACGATGGCAGCCGCAACACTTTCTACTCAAGCCCGGATGCCGCCGCCGGAACCCGCGCAGGGCAGGATCATTGTAAAATCCGTCCCCTCTCCCGGGCGGCTTTTCACCTCGATTCGCCCGCCGTGGCCCTGGACGATGCGGTGAGTGATGGCCAGGCCGAGCCCCGTGCCCTCCTGGCGAGTCGTAAAAAAGGGATTGAAGACCTTGTCCTGGTCCTCCCCGGAGATCCCGTGGCCGGTGTCGGCAAAAACGATCCGGACCTCCCCCGCCGCCTGCGCGGTGGTCACCTTCAGCCGCCCTCCTCGGGGCATGGCCTGCAGGGCGTTGAGGACCAGGTTGAGAAACGCCTGCTGAAGCTGCTTGGCGCTTCCCGTTGCGGAGGCGACGTCCCCGGCCTCGAAGATCACCTCGATGCCGTCCCTGGCTGCCGGTTGGCGGGTCAGGGCGAATACGTCCCGGAGTGTCTCGTTGACGTCGACACGCTCCCGCTCGGGCTCGGACGGCCGGGCAAAATCGAGGAAATTCTGGACCACCTTGTTCAGCCGGTCGACCTCCTTGAGAAGGATGCGGCCGAACTCGTATCGCCGGTCCTGCGGATCGACCCCCTCCTGAAGGATCTCCGCCGTGCCACGGATCGACCCCAGGGGGTTGCGGATTTCATGGGCCATCCCAGCGGCCAGCTCCCCCAGGGCCGAAAGCCGGTCGGCCCGCCGCAGCTGAGCCTCCACCTCCAGAATCTGGTCGGCCTGATTCCGAAGCTTGGCGTAGCTGCGCTCCAGCTTCTGGGCGGCGCGCCGGGCGCGAACGGTCTGAATCCGCTCCCGCTCGGCGAGAAAGCCTGTCAGAAAACCGATGACGTTGTAGAGGACGATCTCCAGGTACTGCTCCAGGGCGATGCCCGGATGGTGACCCCACTGGAAGATGACGTGGGGTGCGTAGAGAGCGGAGACGACGACCGACGTGGCCAGCCCGCCCCGCAGGGTGAACCAGAGGCCTCCCAGGACGATGGGCACATAGTAGAGCCGGCGGAAGATGTCATGGTATTCGACCCGCTGGGTGGTCGTCAGGTAGTGCAGAGCGGTCACCCCCAGCACCAGCAGGGCCACCGCTGCAAGACGCCACCCCGCCTCGGGCCTTTTGGAAATTTCCTTTTTTTCAGCTTCCTTGTCCGTCGCCCCGCCCTCCCCGGCCGGATTGGCCTTAAGTTTTTAATAACTTTATCAATTTCGGAAATAAATGGGAAGCGCCAAGGGAAGATTCCATTGGACAGCCGCCGCGGGCTCAGGTTATGCTCCGCCCCATAGCCCTTCAAAGACAGCTGCCATGGCCCTATTCCTCGACATCCTCATCATCGTCCTGCCGGTGTTCCTGGTCATCGGTCTCGGCACTCTGCTGCGCAAGCTGGGGTTGATCGACGCCACCTTCCTTTTCCAGACGAACCGCCTGGTCTACTACGTCTGCCTACCCCTGCTGCTCTTCTACAAAATCGGCAGCGCCGACTTCTTCGCCAACTTCAACGCAGCCCTGGTCGCCGCGAGCGCCACCGCCATCGCCGCCGGCTTTCTGCTCTCGTACGGCTGGGCTGCGCTGCGCCGTTACCCTCCCGGAGCCAGGGGCGCCTTCAGCCAGGGAGCGTTCCGCGGAAACCTGGCCTATGTGGGCCTGGCCATCGTTTTCAACGCATACGGCGAAGAGGGCTTCACCCGCGCAGGCATCCTCATGGGTTTCCTGGTGCCGGTGCTCAACTTTTTCGCCATCCTCGCCCTGATGCTGCCCCAGCGCCATACGGGCGAATCCCGGGGGGCCGGCTTCTGGGTCCGCCAGATCGCCCTCAACCCCCTCATCCTCGCCTCTTTTGCGGGCATCGCATGGAGTTTTCTGGCTCTGCCGATGCCGGTGATCCTCGAACGCAGCCTGAATATCGCCACGGGCATGACCCTGCCCCTGGCCCTCATCGCCATCGGCGGCTCTTTCTCCCTGGAAAAACTTCGGGGCGACCTGGTTCGGGCCGGTTTCGCAACCGGCATCAAGATCGTCTGGCTGCCCCTCATCGCCGCGCTGCTGCTGAGGCTCTTCGGAGTCGGCGGCATGGATTTGGCCATCGGCGTCCTCTTCGCCGGAACCCCGGCCGCCACCGCGACCTACATCATGGCCCATGAAATGAAGGGCGATGCAGAACTGGCCGGCTCCATCGTCATGATGTCCACCGCCCTGTCCGCCTTCAGCTACACGCTGGCCCTCTTCATCCTGCGCACCGCGGGGCTGTGATGCTCCCCGCGGTCTCGGTCCTTCTGCCGGTGCGCAACGAGTCGCGCTTCCTTCCGGCGGCCCTGGCCTCCCTGCAGCGCCAGACCCTGACAGACTGGGAACTGGTCGCCGTCGATGACGGCTCCACCGACGCCACCTCCGCCATCCTCGCCGAGACCGCCCGACGTGACCGCCGGGTACGGGTCCTCTCCCGTCCCCCCGAGGGGCTTGTCGCCGCCCTCAACGCCGGCCTCGAAGCCTGCCGGGCCCCCCTTGTCGCGCGCATGGACGGCGACGACGTCTGCCACCCCCAGCGCCTCGCCCTCCAGGAAAAGGCCCTTCGGAAGAACCCGGCCCTCGACCTGCTCGCCTGCGGAGTGCGCCACTTTCCCCGTCCGACCCTTCAGGAGGGGATGCAATATTACGAGCGATGGCTGAACGGGCTCCTCTGCCACGGAGAGATCGCCCGCGACCTTTACGTGGAATCCCCCTTCGCCCACCCGAGCGTCCTCTTCCGCCGGAAGGCGGTCCTCGCAACCGGCGGCTACCGCGATCTCGGCTGGCCCGAGGACTACGACCTGTGGCTGCGCATGGCCCGCCACGGGGCCCGCTTCGGCCGCCTGCCGCAGACCCTCCTCTACTGGCGCGACCGGCCCGAGCGCCTGACCCGCACCGCACCCCACTGTTCACCGCAGGCCTTCCGCGACTGCAAGGTGCATCACCTCAAAAAATACTATCTGCGGGGAGAGGCAGAGGTCACTCTCTGGGGGGCTGGAATCGAGGGAAAGGCCTGGCGCAAGGCCCTGCAGGCCGAAGGGATCAAGGTCGACCGATGGGTGGAGATCGACCCGCGCAAAATCGGCCAGACCATTCACGGTGCCGCAGTTGTGACCCCCGATGCTCTGCGCCCTGGATCCGGAAAGGTCCTCGTCACCATCGGCGCCAGGGGGGCCCGGCAGCAGGTCCGCGAACGGGCTGAAGGCCTGGGCCTGAAGGAAGGGAAAGACTTCGTCTGCGTCACCTAGTACAATGTTTCTCGCCCCCCTCCGACCTCATGTTTCAGGCGAGAAGCTTATGCCTAAATGGCTGTTTTTAGCTAATTTTTTAAGCACTCAGACGAGGCCGGCCACAAACCCAACGAGCGCACACATACACACCTACTTACCCGACCAAGGATACGTCCCATGGGAAGAACCTTTCAACCCTTTACCGTTGGCCATCGTTTTCGCATCACCCCTCCCGAGGGGGGGCCCTCCCGCGACAGCCGCCTCGACCTCGTCATGGCCGCCGGGGCCTTCGGTTCCGGAGAACACGAAACGACCGCCAGTTGCCTTGAGATCCTCGAGACCATGCCGGAGGTCCAGGGTGCAAGGGTTCTCGACCTGGGAAGCGGCACCGGCATCCTGACCATCGCCGCCCTCAAGCTCGGCGCAAAAAGCGCCCTCTGCATAGATATCGAAGCGTCCGCCGTGGAGGCCTGCCGGGAAAACTGCAAAATCAACGGCGTCGAGGAAAGGGTCGAACACATGTGCGGCACCCTCGACGATGTCGGCGAGGGATNGTGGCCGAAAACCTGGTTGCGTTCGCCCGCCCGGCCGCCCCTCTGCTCCTCTCCGGGATGCTCTGGGAATACAACTTTCCGGTGCGCCAAAAGTACGAACGTCTCGGTTGCCGGATTTCCCAGAACCGGATGCTGGAGGAGTTCAGCACCCTCCTGCTGCACAAAGCCTAGCCTTCCCCCGCCCTTTCCATCACTACCCCCGGAACCGGATATCCTTGCGGGAAACCGCTTTCCCTGCGTATACGACCACTTTTTTCACAGGCATGTTGGCCTCTGCATCCCATGTGGTAGGCTCAAGACATGGTCACGCAACTGGTCACTCGAAAAGAGGTCGATCAGGCCCGGCTCCTCGTCGAAAACAACGGCCTTTCCTTCGAACCCGAAGTGGACGACCTGGTCGGGGCCTTCGAGGAAGGTCGCCTCGCCGGGGTCGGTGCCCGCCGGGGCAACATCCTGAAAATGCTGGTCATCCGGCCCGACCTGCAACACGGATCCCTGCTCGGCGAACTGGTCACCGAACTGATCCGCAGCGGCAGCCGGGCCGGCATAGAAACCTTTTTCGTATTCACCCGGCCGGAGAATGCAGCCTCCTTCAGGGCCCTCAACTTCGCCCCCCTCGCAACCCGCCCCGCGGCGGTCCTCCTGGAGTACGGCGAGGGCATCGCCACCTACCTGGGCCGGCACCGAGACCGGGTGCGCCCCGGCACAAACGGCGCGGTCGTCGCCAACTGCAACCCTTTTACCCTTGGGCACCGCTACCTCGTCGAGGAGGCGGCCTGCCGGGTGGACACGCTGTACCTCTTCGTGGTTCGCGAGGAGCGCTCCGCCTTCCCCTTCGCCGACCGCCTGCGCCTGGTCCGCGAGGGGACGCAGGATCTGAAAAATGTGATCGTACTGGACAGCTCCCACTACGCGGTGAGCGCGGTGACCTTTCCCGCATACTTCCTCAAAGCGGAAGAAAGCGCCGCCAGGCTTCAGATGGAGATCGACCTGACTCTGTTCGGCAGGCACATCGCGCCCTTTTTCTCCATCGCCAGGCGTTTCGTAGCCGCCGAGCCCCATTGCCGGACCACCCGGCTGTACAACGAGACGATGCAGGACATTCTTCCCCCCTACGGTGTAGAGGCAGTGGTAATGAAACGCAAGATGCTGAACGGCGAGCCGATAAGCGCCTCGCAGGTGCGCAGAGCCATCCGCCGCGAGGCCTTCGAATCGGTGCGCCGGATGGTTCCCGCACCCACTTTCGATTTCATCATGTCCGAGGCAGGTCGTGCCGTCCGAAGACGGCTCAGCGGTCAGGAGAGGAGGCACTGATGGAAATCCGCAGCAGGGTACAGGCCGGGACCCTCCAGTCGAGCGACCTGATGGTCTTTCTCGAGCCGGCCGAGGGGCTGGAGATCCTGGTCGAATCGACGGTCAAGAGGCAGTTCGAGCACCTCATCCGGGAGCGGATCGAGACGGTGCTGGCCCGCTACGGGGTCGAGAGCGGGAGGGTCCGGATATCCGACCGGGGCGCACTCGACTACGCCATCGAGGCGCGCCTGGAGACGGCCCTCCGCAGGGACAAGGAGGTTTAGATGGAAGGCTATTGGTTCAAGGAGTGGGTCCAGGGCCGGCGCTTCGTCCTCAAGATCGAACCGGGCCAGTCGATCACCTCAAAGCTCGCCGCCTTCGGCGAGGCCGCCCGGGTCCAGAACGCGGTCATCGTCTCCGCCGTGGGGTCGGTGCAGAAGGTGCTTTTCCGGGGGATCAAGGCGGGGGCCAAGCGCCCCATCACCCCTCCGCGCATGCAACTGCACGAGCTGGCCGGACCGCTGGAACTCCTCGGCCTGGAGGGAAATCTCTTCCCCGATGAAAACGGCCGCAATGACCACCACCTTCACATCCTGGTGAGCAAATCCTCCGGAGAGGTCTGCGGCGGCCACCTCTTCGACGCGGAGGTCTTCGCGTCCTGCGAGATTCTCATCACCGAGGTCTTGGTCGAGGGGGTTGAGCGCCACACCTCTGAACGGGGCGGCGTGCCGACCCTCTTTATCGAGGAGCGATAGCGATGGCCGGATTCCAGCTGCGCCGCAGCCTGCTCTACGTCCCGGGAAACATGCCTTCGATGCTGCAGAACATTCCCATCTTCGGCTGTGATGCGGTCATGATCGACCTGGAGGACGCGGTCCCCCTGAGCGAGAAGGATGCGGCCCGGGGCCTGGTCCGGAACTTCCTCCGGGACTACCGGGAGCGGGACAAGGAGGTCCTGGTGCGGATCAACCCCCTCGATTCTCCCCGCGGCTACGCCGACCTGAAAGAAGTCCTGCCGGCCCTGCCTGACGGCATCCGCCTGCCCAAGGCGGACACCCCCGAGATCGTCGAGACCCTGGACACCCTGCTTACCGAGTACGAGGAGGAACTGGAACTGGAGGTGGGCCGCTTCACGATTCTGCCCTCCATCGAAAGTGCCGCGGGGGTCCTGAACTGCGTCCAGATCGCCCGAAGCACCGCGCGTCTCATCGGCCTGGCCTTCGGGGCCGAGGACTACACCGCCAGCCTGGAGATCGAGCGCACCAGGGGGGGAGAAGAACTCTTCCATGCCCGCACCCGCATCGTCTGGGCCGCCAAGGCCGCCGGCATCCAGGCCATCGACACCATCTTCGCCGACACCGCCGACATGGAAGGATTGCGGGTCGAAACCGAACTGATCAAAAAACTCGGTTTCACCGGCAAGTCCCTCGTCAATCCCCGCCAGATCGAGGCTGTCCACGAGGTTTTCGCGCCAAAACAGAAGGAGATCGACTACGCCCTGCAGGTTGTCGAGGCCATCGGCAAGGCCCGCCAGATGGGCACCGGGGTCATCTCATTGGAGGGGAAAATGGTCGACGCCCCAGTGGTCAAACGGGCCGTGCGGGTCCTCAAGACCGCCCGCGCTCACGGCCTGACCGACATCGAACTCGACGAAGAGGTGGTCTATGGCAAGGAATAGCCTGGGCCGGGAACTTCCCGGGTCCTACCACGGAAAGAACATCCTCCCCTACGATGGACCCTTTTCCAGACAGCCCGACGGCCCGCGGGCAACCCGCCCCCTGCGCCGGGTCAATCCCGGTGCGGACAAGTTGCTCGCCGGCGGGCTTCGCGAGGCCATCGCCGCGGTCGGCCTGAAGGACGGAATGACCGTGGCCACCCACCACCACCTGCGCAACGGCGATGCCCTCCTGGCCGCCCTGGTGCGGGAAATCGACGTTCTAGGCATCCGCGATATCGGGATCGCCTCCAGCTCGATTCACCCGGTCCACGCCGAACTGGTTCCCTTCATCGAGAAGGGGACGATCACCCGGTTCGAGTGCGGGGTCAACGGACCCATCGGCGAGATGGCCTCGCGGGGGGAACTGTCCTGCCCCATCGTGGTGCGCACCCACGGCGGCCGCGCCCGCGCCCTCATCACCGGGGAGGTGACGGTGGACGCCGCCTTCATCGCGGCGCCCTGCTGCGACGCCTACGGCAACATGAACGGGCACCGGGGCCCGAGCGCCTGCGGCAGCCTCGGCTACGCCCACACCGACGCCCTGCATGCCCGCCAAGTTGTGGCCGTCACCGACAACCTCGTCCCCTACCCCGCCACCCCCATCGCCATCGACCAGACTTTGATCGACTACGTGGTGGAGGTGGACACCCTCGGCGACCCGGCAAAGATCGTCTCGACGACAACCCGCATCACAACCGACCCCGTCGGGCTGCAGATCGCCCGTTACGCCGCAGAGGTGATCGAGGCCGCCGGCCTGCTCAGGGACGGTTTTTCATTCCAGACCGGCAGCGGCGGCACCTCCCTCGCCGTGGCCGATCAGGTCCGAAGGAGGATGCGCGAGCAGGGAATCATGGGAAGCTTCGGCTGCGGAGGCATCACCGGCTACTTCGTGGAGATGCTCGAGGAGGGTCTGTTCCAGGCCCTGTTCGACGTGCAGTGCTTCGACCTTCAGGCCGTCGCCTCCATCGGCCGAAACGCGGGCCACCTGGAGATCAGCGCCGACATGTACGCCAACCCCTTCAACGCCGGGGCG
It encodes the following:
- the citC gene encoding [citrate (pro-3S)-lyase] ligase, with amino-acid sequence MVTQLVTRKEVDQARLLVENNGLSFEPEVDDLVGAFEEGRLAGVGARRGNILKMLVIRPDLQHGSLLGELVTELIRSGSRAGIETFFVFTRPENAASFRALNFAPLATRPAAVLLEYGEGIATYLGRHRDRVRPGTNGAVVANCNPFTLGHRYLVEEAACRVDTLYLFVVREERSAFPFADRLRLVREGTQDLKNVIVLDSSHYAVSAVTFPAYFLKAEESAARLQMEIDLTLFGRHIAPFFSIARRFVAAEPHCRTTRLYNETMQDILPPYGVEAVVMKRKMLNGEPISASQVRRAIRREAFESVRRMVPAPTFDFIMSEAGRAVRRRLSGQERRH
- the citF gene encoding citrate lyase subunit alpha, with protein sequence MARNSLGRELPGSYHGKNILPYDGPFSRQPDGPRATRPLRRVNPGADKLLAGGLREAIAAVGLKDGMTVATHHHLRNGDALLAALVREIDVLGIRDIGIASSSIHPVHAELVPFIEKGTITRFECGVNGPIGEMASRGELSCPIVVRTHGGRARALITGEVTVDAAFIAAPCCDAYGNMNGHRGPSACGSLGYAHTDALHARQVVAVTDNLVPYPATPIAIDQTLIDYVVEVDTLGDPAKIVSTTTRITTDPVGLQIARYAAEVIEAAGLLRDGFSFQTGSGGTSLAVADQVRRRMREQGIMGSFGCGGITGYFVEMLEEGLFQALFDVQCFDLQAVASIGRNAGHLEISADMYANPFNAGAVVNRLDCVILGATEIDVDFNVNVNTESNGYLLHNTGGHSDTAAGASLAIIVAPSIRGRLPIVRDAVTTVTTPGETVDVVVTERGIAVSERHPDLKRELKKRKMPVKDIRALQREILQVTGRPRPLEFSEQIAALIEYRDGTIIDVVRHVQE
- a CDS encoding aldolase/citrate lyase family protein — translated: MAGFQLRRSLLYVPGNMPSMLQNIPIFGCDAVMIDLEDAVPLSEKDAARGLVRNFLRDYRERDKEVLVRINPLDSPRGYADLKEVLPALPDGIRLPKADTPEIVETLDTLLTEYEEELELEVGRFTILPSIESAAGVLNCVQIARSTARLIGLAFGAEDYTASLEIERTRGGEELFHARTRIVWAAKAAGIQAIDTIFADTADMEGLRVETELIKKLGFTGKSLVNPRQIEAVHEVFAPKQKEIDYALQVVEAIGKARQMGTGVISLEGKMVDAPVVKRAVRVLKTARAHGLTDIELDEEVVYGKE
- a CDS encoding PPC domain-containing DNA-binding protein; this encodes MEGYWFKEWVQGRRFVLKIEPGQSITSKLAAFGEAARVQNAVIVSAVGSVQKVLFRGIKAGAKRPITPPRMQLHELAGPLELLGLEGNLFPDENGRNDHHLHILVSKSSGEVCGGHLFDAEVFASCEILITEVLVEGVERHTSERGGVPTLFIEER
- a CDS encoding glycosyltransferase, with the translated sequence MLPAVSVLLPVRNESRFLPAALASLQRQTLTDWELVAVDDGSTDATSAILAETARRDRRVRVLSRPPEGLVAALNAGLEACRAPLVARMDGDDVCHPQRLALQEKALRKNPALDLLACGVRHFPRPTLQEGMQYYERWLNGLLCHGEIARDLYVESPFAHPSVLFRRKAVLATGGYRDLGWPEDYDLWLRMARHGARFGRLPQTLLYWRDRPERLTRTAPHCSPQAFRDCKVHHLKKYYLRGEAEVTLWGAGIEGKAWRKALQAEGIKVDRWVEIDPRKIGQTIHGAAVVTPDALRPGSGKVLVTIGARGARQQVRERAEGLGLKEGKDFVCVT
- the citD gene encoding citrate lyase acyl carrier protein, which codes for MEIRSRVQAGTLQSSDLMVFLEPAEGLEILVESTVKRQFEHLIRERIETVLARYGVESGRVRISDRGALDYAIEARLETALRRDKEV
- a CDS encoding 50S ribosomal protein L11 methyltransferase, coding for MGRTFQPFTVGHRFRITPPEGGPSRDSRLDLVMAAGAFGSGEHETTASCLEILETMPEVQGARVLDLGSGTGILTIAALKLGAKSALCIDIEASAVEACRENCKINGVEERVEHMCGTLDDVGEG
- a CDS encoding AEC family transporter: MALFLDILIIVLPVFLVIGLGTLLRKLGLIDATFLFQTNRLVYYVCLPLLLFYKIGSADFFANFNAALVAASATAIAAGFLLSYGWAALRRYPPGARGAFSQGAFRGNLAYVGLAIVFNAYGEEGFTRAGILMGFLVPVLNFFAILALMLPQRHTGESRGAGFWVRQIALNPLILASFAGIAWSFLALPMPVILERSLNIATGMTLPLALIAIGGSFSLEKLRGDLVRAGFATGIKIVWLPLIAALLLRLFGVGGMDLAIGVLFAGTPAATATYIMAHEMKGDAELAGSIVMMSTALSAFSYTLALFILRTAGL
- a CDS encoding ATP-binding protein is translated as MALLVLGVTALHYLTTTQRVEYHDIFRRLYYVPIVLGGLWFTLRGGLATSVVVSALYAPHVIFQWGHHPGIALEQYLEIVLYNVIGFLTGFLAERERIQTVRARRAAQKLERSYAKLRNQADQILEVEAQLRRADRLSALGELAAGMAHEIRNPLGSIRGTAEILQEGVDPQDRRYEFGRILLKEVDRLNKVVQNFLDFARPSEPERERVDVNETLRDVFALTRQPAARDGIEVIFEAGDVASATGSAKQLQQAFLNLVLNALQAMPRGGRLKVTTAQAAGEVRIVFADTGHGISGEDQDKVFNPFFTTRQEGTGLGLAITHRIVQGHGGRIEVKSRPGEGTDFTMILPCAGSGGGIRA